One window of Fusobacterium polymorphum genomic DNA carries:
- a CDS encoding acyl-CoA thioesterase: MFKFNYTIKQEDLNYGNHVGNERALLFFQWTRESFLRQNNLSETNIGDGSGFIQVEATVQYKKQLFLEQKIEVRITKIEIKGLKIIFEHEIYNGQDLAITGTATVLAYNYEEQKVKKVPITFKEIVEKYSI, encoded by the coding sequence ATGTTTAAATTTAATTATACTATAAAACAAGAAGATCTAAACTATGGAAATCATGTTGGAAATGAAAGAGCATTATTATTTTTTCAATGGACTAGAGAATCGTTTTTAAGACAAAATAATTTGAGTGAAACTAATATTGGTGATGGCAGTGGTTTTATTCAAGTTGAAGCTACTGTTCAATATAAAAAACAATTATTTTTAGAACAAAAAATAGAAGTTAGAATAACAAAAATAGAAATAAAAGGTTTGAAAATAATTTTTGAACATGAAATATACAATGGGCAAGATTTAGCTATAACAGGTACTGCAACAGTTCTAGCATATAACTATGAAGAGCAAAAAGTTAAAAAAGTTCCTATTACTTTTAAAGAAATAGTTGAAAAATATTCAATATAA